In one Ochotona princeps isolate mOchPri1 chromosome 16, mOchPri1.hap1, whole genome shotgun sequence genomic region, the following are encoded:
- the SLC38A7 gene encoding sodium-coupled neutral amino acid transporter 7, translating into MAQVSINSDYGEWALSTDAGERARLLQSPSVDTAPKNEGDASPGGPGSGTTSTLGAIFIVVNACLGAGLLNFPAAFSTAGGVVAGVTLQMGMLVFIISGLVILAYCSQASNERTYQEVVWAVCGKLTGVLCEVAIAVYTFGTCIAFLIIIGDQQDKIISVMAKEPDAAAGSPWYMDRKFTISLTAFLFILPLSIPREIGFQKYASFLSVVGTWYVTAIIIIKYIWPDKEMTPRDILTRPASWMAVFNAMPTICFGFQCHVSSVPVFNSMRRPKVKTWGWVVTAAMVIALAVYMGTGICGFLTFGAAVDPDVLLSYPSEDMAVAVARAFIILSVLTSYPILHFCGRAVVEGLWLRYQGTPVEEDVGRERRRRVLQTLLWFLLTLLLALFIPDIGKVISVVGGLAACFIFIFPGLCLIQAKLSEMEEVKPASWWALVGYGVLLVTMGAFIFGQTTANAIFVDLLA; encoded by the exons ATGGCCCAGGTCAGCATCAACAGTGACTATGGCGAGTGGGCCCTGAGCACCGATGCTGGGGAGCGAGCCCGGCTACTGCAGAGTCCTTCTGTGGACACAGCTCCCAAGAATGAGGGGGATGCCTCTCCCGGGGGCCCAGGCTCAGGCACCACCTCCACGTTGGGAGCCATCTTCATTGTTGTCAACGCCTGCCTGGGCGCAGGACTGCTCAATTTCCCAGCAGCCTTCAGCACGGCCGGGGGCGTGGTGGCAGGTGTCACCCTGCAGATG GGCATGCTGGTCTTCATCATCAGCGGCCTTGTCATCCTGGCTTACTGCTCCCAAGCCAGCAATGAGAGGACATACCAGGAGGTggtgtgggctgtgtgtggcAAACTGACAGGCGTGCTGTGCGAGGTGGCCATTGCTGTATACACCTTCGGCACTTGCATCGCTTTCCTCATCATCATCGGAGACCAGCAGGACAAGA TAATATCTGTGATGGCAAAGGAGCCGGATGCAGCCGCTGGTAGCCCCTGGTACATGGACCGCAAGTTCACCATCAGCCTCACAGCCTTCCTCTTCATCCTACCCCTCTCCATCCCTCGTGAGATTGGCTTCCAGAAATATGCCAG CTTTCTGAGCGTCGTGGGCACCTGGTATGTCACCGCCATCATTATCATCAAATACATCTGGCCAGATAAAGAGATGACTCCCAGGGACATCCTAACCAG GCCGGCTTCCTGGATGGCTGTGTTCAATGCCATGCCTACCATCTGCTTTGGATTTCAG TGCCACGTGAGCAGTGTGCCCGTCTTCAACAGCATGCGGAGGCCCAAGGTGAAAACCTGGGGCTGGGTGGTGACAGCTGCCATGGTCATTGCCCTCGCTGTCTACATGGGCACAG GCATCTGCGGCTTCCTGACCTTCGGGGCTGCGGTGGACCCGGACGTGCTGCTGTCCTACCCGTCGGAGGACATGGCGGTGGCCGTAGCCCGAGCCTTCATCATCCTGAGTGTGCTCACCTCCTACCCTATCCTGCACTTCTGTGGGCG GGCGGTGGTGGAAGGCCTGTGGCTGCGCTACCAGGGGACGCCAGTGGAGGAGGACGTGGGGagggagcggcggcggcgggtgCTGCAGACGCTGCTCTGGTTCCTGCTCACGCTGCTGCTGGCGCTCTTCATCCCGGACATCGGCAAAGTCATCTCCGTGGTTGGAGGCCTGGCCGCCTGCTTCATCTTCATCTTCCCAG ggctctgcctcatcCAAGCCAAACTGTCAGAGATGGAAGAAGTCAAACCAGCCAG CTGGTGGGCGCTGGTCGGTTATGGAGTCCTCTTGGTCACCATGGGAGCCTTCATCTTCGGCCAGACCACAGCCAACGCCATCTTTGTGGATCTCTTGGCatga